The genomic stretch TTCACGTGTTGAGTCTTTCGCCTCATCCCGTGACCATCTGCAACACGAGCACTAACCTGTGCGGCTTCTTGCGCAACACCCATTCCGCCGTATCTCTAATTCCAAAACAAGTATCCGCATCACCTGGGCTGAATGTTGACATGCCTCTTTTTCTTGTCCAAGCTATGTCAGTAATATCAAATGACGTGAAGTATTACTTGTTTGTTCTTGCCTCAGGGACAAGATCGCGGCTACTTACTACCATTTATTGTCGCAACTACCATGGCTAGTAGAAAAAGCCACTTCGTCCAAGGCTGAGATTTCTCTCCACGCTTTCCTCCCTTCCTACACCAAACAACATCACCAACAGCATCATCTATCACTACCAAAATATCTCATCCGCAACGATGGAGATGCACATGGCTCTCACGAAGGACAATTCCCCCCGCGAGTTACTTAGTAGTATCCCGCCAAAACCCACAGAAAACCAAGGATCCACGCTATTACCTATACCGAACCCGCATGCAATCACGTATTCACCTCGAACTACATATACTGAGTCGCAGTATTCTCAGTCGGAAGGGCATCAAATACATCATTCCCGGTCCTCTTCTCATCAAGCCCCCATGGATAAAGAACAGCACCCAGGCCAAGTACCAGCGCAAGTATCAAGCCCTGATCCTGAATATCCCCAGACCCCTATCCATGTTTTCTGCAACGGTATGTTCTATCCAAGTGAAGCGCCTGCTAGCAACTCGAATGAGGCCTCACGTCAGAGTCCAAAAACGAACCCTCTCGGATTTTCCAACATTGTATCAATATCAACAGCACCTTTGGCAATGGCACAACCCATATCGAAAAAGCCTTCGTTAGGAGTACATTTCGAACAAAGCGTGGGGCAGTCGGACGACGGAATATCCGTGCACGTGGAACCTTCGGAGCAAGTAGGACCCTCAAGGCTACCGGTGGGACCGTTGTCAAAAAAAGCGTCACAATACCAACCATTCGGGGCCATACCAATTTGTTGCTCGACAAATCGACCGGGTACACCTCCCCCGACAGCGGGCCTATATGGCGGGTCTGGTCATCCTACGGAAGCGCCTGTTACAGATCATGAGCATGGAGTGAGCGGATATCCCCAACCAACGGGTACTTACTGCTTTGAGTCTCATCGCTGAAGTGAGGACTCTCCGCTAAAATGTCTAGGAGATCTGGTGGCGGGAAGCAGTAATGACGACCCGGAACTTGGCCCCCCTAACTTTGAGCGGGTTGTCTTACGTATCGATGGCTTCAAGTGCGGGTGCTGTGAAGGGGGTTTGTCACGAATTATTGGCCGAATACCCGCCATCAGAAACCACCAAGTGAACCCTGTTCTAGCCCGCGTCGAGCTCGACTTGGACACCAATCGCTGTTCTGTCAGCGATATCATCAAGAAACTGGAAATGAGCACCGGATATCACTTCGAACGACAAGTCGCGTCCGACGGCCAGGTACTTGAGTTTATCATTAGTGACCCCCGGCGGTTGAATTGTGCAGATCAAATACCAGGTGTCCTTCGAATCGAAGCACCGGAAAGAGCATCCTGGCGCCCACTGCAATTGCTGAGCGGACGTAGTCGTACGATTCCCAGGCAATCTCCAGCTTCGGAGACCCATACGACAATAGGAATAGACCATGACGAGCCCTTCGCTGAACAGGGAAAGCGTGGAATTGCAAAAATCCGAATACCACCTACAAAGATACATTATGATGCGGCTCAAATTGGGGCGCGGACTGTGTATCAGCATTACAAGAGATACGACCCAGACTTGGAACTGGCACCATTGAGCACCGACCCGGCGGCTAAGGCTGGAGCGAAGCAAACAAAACGAGCCTTGATGTGGTTTATTCCCGCATGTGTTCTTACTATACCAGTCTTAGTGTTTGCATGGACGCCTATCATGAATTACACACCCCCCACCCTATCTTTTACAGCGTTGGTACAGTTTACAGCTGTTACCAATAACAACAGTTACGCCCACGCCTCCCTAGCGCTTGCATCGCTGGTACAGCTCATCGCCTTCAAGGAATTTGTTCCAAGCGCCTTTCGATCTCTCTATCATTCTCGGGTGCTCGAAATGGACTTTCTGGTTGCCATCAGTACCACGATAGCGTACGTTTATAGCGTCCTATCGTACGCCCTCAGAAGAAGGGGCAGTACTATGCAAACGCAATCATTCTTCGAAGCTTCCACCTTGCTAGTCACGCTCATCTTGCTCGGTCGTGTTATCAACGAGTTCGCGCGGTTTCGGGCGGCCAAGTCTGTCTCGTTCCGTTCACTCCAAATTGATGAAGCTCTAGTCGTCGAAGACCCTGGTCATCTATACGCGACGTGGGCAAATGTCAAGACAACCAGAATCGATGCCCGGCTTTTGCAGTATGGTGATGTCTTCACAGTCCCCCCACATACCAGGATTGTCACCGATGGCATCGTCTTGTATGGAGGCTCCAATGTCGACGAGTCAATGATTACTGGCGAGTTTGAGCCGAGAGCGAAGGGCTTGGAATCCGAGGTTTTTGCCGGCACCAACAATGGAGAGGGTCTTCTTGTCGTCAGACTCACTAGACTACCGCATGAGAACTCAGTGCATGAGATTGCAGCTATGGTCGAGGACGCGGTATTGACGAAGCCAAAAGCGCAAGCGCTTGCCGATCGTATCGCGTCCTGGTTTGTACCTGCAATAGCCATACTTGGACTCACCGTATTCCTCACCTGGATGCTCGTCGGAGTATATATCAAGCACAAGCCCTGGGGAAATGCGGCATTGAAAGCAATCCCGTATGCTATCGCCACTCTCATCGTGTCCTGCCCATGCGCGATCGGTCTTGCGGTACCCATGGTTATTCTTATAGCCGGCGGTGTGGCAGCCCGTCACGGGATTATCTTCAGGGATCCTCAAAAACTCGAGATTGCCCGTAACGTTACAGATGTCATCTTCGACAAGACTGGAACCGTTACTTGTGCGAAGTTGGAGGTTATTGGTATCCCGAAATACCGCGCCGTTGATAACTCTCGCACAAAAGGCCTATTGATGTGTCTATTGAAGGACATCAAGCATCCGGTGTCTGAGGGGATTCGGCGTCATCTCGAACGAGACATGCTCTTCAATCAAGACTTTGGGTCTCTTCCAGTCAGCGATATCATCAGCATTCCAGGTGAAGGAGTCAAAGGCATCTGCGTTGATACAGGGGCCGAGATACGCGTCGGAAATGCTGGATGGTTAAACATCAACGAAACTGGGCGAGAAGTCAACACTGCGTGCCATTGTACGATTGGCGGAGATCTTCGTGTCAGCTTTGAGCTCATGGACCGTACTCGCCCTGGGGCAGAAATGGTAATAAAAGAGCTACACGCACGCGGCATACAAGTGCACTTACTGAGTGGCGACAACGAAAGCGCCGTAGCTGACATGGCAGGCGCCCTATACATTCAACGACAGAACACAAAGGCAGGCTGTAAACCCCAGGGCAAGATGA from Pyrenophora tritici-repentis strain M4 chromosome 1, whole genome shotgun sequence encodes the following:
- a CDS encoding ZntA, Cation transport ATPase, whose product is MNYTPPTLSFTALVQFTAVTNNNSYAHASLALASLVQLIAFKEFVPSAFRSLYHSRVLEMDFLVAISTTIAYVYSVLSYALRRRGSTMQTQSFFEASTLLVTLILLGRVINEFARFRAAKSVSFRSLQIDEALVVEDPGHLYATWANVKTTRIDARLLQYGDVFTVPPHTRIVTDGIVLYGGSNVDESMITGEFEPRAKGLESEVFAGTNNGEGLLVVRLTRLPHENSVHEIAAMVEDAVLTKPKAQALADRIASWFVPAIAILGLTVFLTWMLVGVYIKHKPWGNAALKAIPYAIATLIVSCPCAIGLAVPMVILIAGGVAARHGIIFRDPQKLEIARNVTDVIFDKTGTVTCAKLEVIGIPKYRAVDNSRTKGLLMCLLKDIKHPVSEGIRRHLERDMLFNQDFGSLPVSDIISIPGEGVKGICVDTGAEIRVGNAGWLNINETGREVNTACHCTIGGDLRVSFELMDRTRPGAEMVIKELHARGIQVHLLSGDNESAVADMAGALYIQRQNTKAGCKPQGKMNYIKDLQDRGKVVMFVGDGTNDSVALKQANVGVHVNQGSDIAKSAADVVLMTTRLHDILLLLDISKAAYRRIVINFVWSALYNLFAISLAAGVFVVLGSSFRISPQYAGLGELISVLPVVLIACQMRWRNYGHKYRAIENDYQKVEAPKRERRLRSQTGSSTDSAGCCEVSATTLARIDAMTRRSN